In the Candidatus Paceibacterota bacterium genome, one interval contains:
- the secY gene encoding preprotein translocase subunit SecY, producing the protein MLSAIYNTFCNCFKIPELKSRILFTLMVLAICRLEAVVRIPGLNGTILQNYFASQAGSAGGGLLGMYSLFTGGALEHCAVGALGIMPYISATIIIQLLTAVIPTLSKLAREEGGRTKIIQYGRYLTVLLCLGQGMVMAIGWENPEKLFPQWNTADRLVLYSDAHIWFYRLQTLLMLTTGTMLLMWLGEQITERGIGNGVSLVITIGILARLPQAAVALKDMFFPGAGVEAKFNFGHAIALVLLLAGVIAGVIAITQAQRKVPVQYAQRAVGRKVYSGGTSFMPLRVNYSGVMPIIFAQAILMFPQKIFLFLGQSLNIKFFGEIARALAEGAFLYMVVYGLMILFFSYFWVATQFNELQIADDLKKNGGYIPGVRPGQATSDYLHNAMSRITLAGAIFLTIIALIPIWLYSELQIPYPVATFFGGTSMLILVGVLLDTMRQMETHLLMRHYDGFLKKGRLRGRF; encoded by the coding sequence ATGCTATCTGCCATTTACAATACTTTCTGCAATTGCTTTAAGATTCCGGAGCTAAAGTCTCGGATTCTGTTCACTTTGATGGTGCTGGCTATTTGTCGCCTGGAGGCAGTCGTGCGGATCCCCGGGCTGAATGGCACGATCCTGCAGAATTATTTTGCCAGTCAGGCTGGTTCGGCGGGCGGAGGACTCTTAGGCATGTACAGCCTCTTCACCGGAGGCGCCTTGGAACACTGCGCGGTGGGCGCTTTGGGTATCATGCCTTACATCAGCGCTACGATCATCATCCAGCTGTTGACGGCGGTCATTCCGACTTTAAGTAAACTTGCCCGAGAAGAAGGCGGTCGCACCAAGATCATTCAATATGGTCGGTATCTCACTGTTCTTCTTTGCCTGGGGCAGGGGATGGTAATGGCTATAGGTTGGGAGAATCCGGAAAAGCTCTTTCCACAATGGAACACGGCAGACCGGTTGGTGCTCTACTCTGACGCGCACATTTGGTTCTATCGTTTACAGACGCTGCTGATGTTGACAACGGGAACTATGCTGCTCATGTGGCTCGGCGAACAGATCACCGAACGTGGGATTGGCAACGGTGTTTCGCTTGTCATCACCATTGGAATTCTAGCTCGCCTGCCGCAAGCGGCTGTCGCCCTTAAAGACATGTTTTTCCCCGGCGCTGGGGTCGAAGCCAAGTTCAATTTTGGACACGCCATCGCTCTGGTGCTCTTGCTGGCCGGTGTCATCGCTGGCGTCATCGCGATCACCCAGGCGCAGCGGAAAGTGCCCGTGCAGTACGCCCAGCGGGCAGTCGGCCGCAAAGTCTATTCGGGGGGCACTTCGTTCATGCCGCTCCGGGTGAATTACTCGGGTGTCATGCCGATTATTTTTGCTCAGGCGATTCTGATGTTTCCCCAGAAGATATTTCTATTTCTCGGGCAGAGCCTCAACATCAAGTTCTTCGGCGAGATTGCTCGTGCGCTGGCTGAAGGGGCGTTTCTCTATATGGTGGTATACGGTCTGATGATTCTCTTCTTCTCCTATTTCTGGGTGGCGACGCAGTTTAACGAATTGCAAATCGCCGATGATTTGAAGAAGAACGGAGGCTACATTCCTGGCGTGCGTCCGGGACAGGCGACGAGCGATTACCTCCACAATGCCATGAGCCGCATTACACTGGCGGGCGCGATCTTCCTGACGATTATCGCTTTGATTCCGATCTGGTTGTACAGTGAACTTCAGATCCCTTACCCAGTGGCCACCTTCTTCGGTGGCACGAGCATGCTAATTCTTGTTGGCGTGCTGCTGGACACTATGCGCCAGATGGAAACGCACCTGCTAATGCGCCATTACGACGGCTTCCTGAAGAAGGGGCGGCTCCGGGGCCGGTTCTGA